A stretch of Spirosoma oryzicola DNA encodes these proteins:
- the sucD gene encoding succinate--CoA ligase subunit alpha — protein sequence MSVLVNKDSKVIVQGFTGSEGSFHAQQMIEYGTNVVGGVTPGKGGQTHLNRPVFNTVQQAVDEAGANVSIIFVPPAFAADAIMEAAEAGIQVIICITEGIPTEDMVAVKNYLADKDVRLIGPNCPGVMTAEECKVGIMPGFIFKKGTIGIVSKSGTLTYEAVDQLTKAGLGQSTAIGIGGDPIIGTTTKQAVELLMNDPETEAIVMIGEIGGGMEAEAARWIKADGNRKPVVGFIAGQTAPKGRRMGHAGAIVGGADDTAAAKMAIMRECGIHVVESPALIGDTMLKALGK from the coding sequence ATGAGTGTTTTAGTTAACAAGGACTCCAAAGTTATCGTCCAGGGCTTCACTGGCTCGGAGGGCAGTTTCCACGCCCAGCAGATGATCGAGTATGGTACCAATGTTGTCGGTGGGGTTACACCCGGCAAAGGTGGACAAACGCACCTGAACCGCCCCGTTTTCAACACCGTTCAACAGGCTGTTGACGAGGCTGGTGCTAATGTTTCTATCATTTTTGTACCACCCGCTTTTGCTGCTGACGCTATCATGGAAGCTGCGGAGGCCGGTATTCAGGTGATTATCTGCATTACCGAGGGTATCCCGACGGAAGACATGGTGGCCGTGAAAAACTACCTTGCCGATAAGGATGTTCGACTAATCGGTCCGAACTGTCCGGGGGTAATGACGGCGGAGGAATGTAAAGTTGGCATTATGCCTGGTTTTATTTTCAAGAAAGGCACCATCGGAATCGTTTCTAAATCAGGAACGCTGACTTACGAAGCCGTTGACCAATTGACAAAGGCTGGTCTGGGACAAAGCACAGCCATCGGTATTGGTGGAGACCCAATCATTGGAACGACAACCAAACAGGCTGTCGAATTGCTGATGAACGATCCCGAAACCGAAGCCATCGTTATGATCGGTGAAATTGGTGGTGGTATGGAAGCCGAAGCCGCTCGCTGGATCAAGGCGGATGGTAATCGCAAACCCGTTGTCGGATTTATCGCTGGTCAGACTGCTCCTAAAGGACGTAGAATGGGTCACGCGGGCGCTATTGTAGGTGGAGCCGATGATACCGCAGCCGCTAAAATGGCGATCATGCGTGAATGCGGTATCCACGTAGTTGAATCTCCTGCGCTTATCGGCGATACCATGCTGAAAGCGCTGGGCAAATAA
- a CDS encoding TolC family protein: MKLRNWILFTCLSFPALAQQPQNPIQRAQQRTFTVATIPQPGDVLTLTQAIEQAVSKNYQIQINRSQEEIARNNYTKGNAGYLPSLVFNGLSNGSLQSFRQTYLDGLRPPQEANGVFNRTTNLGINLNYTVFNGYARSALYAQLQQLLKITSVTTRANIEATVAGIATSYYDVIRQLQRLIAFTQALDISRERLELARANYEVGARSKVDFLSAQVDYNTDSAALIAQEQALRNAKVLLNTQLVREPLTEFAVRDTIIARPNLEFASLQQSLNTNNPLLISAVLNRTLADVSIRLASAQQLPLVTAQTGYTYQFQDNQGGFGIRTGRTGSLNYSVTASIPIFNGYNLKRQIQNARVNTIIAQNQENDQRLQLHLALTQTYQTYQNSLRLLNLEVQNNQLANQNVDIAYDRYRIGNSTFVEFRDVQRNAIDAQIRLIEAEFTAKAAEIELLRLSSTITQELGR, from the coding sequence ATGAAGCTCCGTAATTGGATTCTTTTTACCTGCCTCTCTTTTCCGGCCCTTGCCCAACAACCTCAAAACCCTATTCAACGCGCTCAACAACGAACGTTCACGGTGGCTACCATACCGCAGCCGGGTGACGTGTTGACACTTACCCAGGCGATTGAACAAGCTGTCAGCAAGAACTACCAGATTCAGATCAATCGATCTCAGGAAGAGATCGCCCGAAACAACTACACGAAAGGAAACGCGGGTTACCTGCCTTCGCTGGTCTTTAACGGGCTTTCGAACGGAAGCTTGCAGAGCTTCCGGCAAACGTACCTCGACGGCCTTCGTCCACCGCAGGAAGCGAATGGGGTGTTTAACCGAACGACCAATCTGGGGATCAACCTCAACTACACTGTTTTTAATGGCTATGCCCGGTCGGCACTGTATGCACAGCTTCAGCAACTTTTGAAGATTACATCAGTAACGACGCGCGCCAATATCGAAGCGACAGTAGCCGGTATCGCTACCAGCTACTATGATGTGATTCGGCAGCTTCAGCGGCTGATCGCCTTTACCCAAGCCCTTGACATTTCACGTGAGCGACTCGAACTGGCACGTGCCAATTACGAAGTCGGTGCGCGGTCGAAGGTTGATTTTTTGAGTGCTCAAGTAGATTACAATACGGATAGTGCTGCTCTGATTGCGCAGGAACAAGCGTTGCGTAACGCAAAAGTGCTGCTCAATACACAACTGGTACGCGAGCCGCTCACCGAGTTTGCCGTGCGCGATACCATCATTGCGCGTCCTAACCTGGAGTTTGCATCGCTCCAGCAATCGTTGAATACAAATAACCCATTGCTGATATCGGCAGTCTTAAACCGAACACTTGCCGATGTGAGCATCCGACTGGCAAGCGCCCAGCAACTTCCACTGGTAACGGCACAAACGGGATATACGTACCAGTTCCAGGACAATCAGGGAGGATTTGGTATCAGAACGGGTCGGACGGGATCGCTCAATTATTCGGTAACAGCCTCAATCCCAATTTTTAACGGGTATAACCTGAAACGGCAGATTCAAAATGCACGCGTGAACACGATTATCGCTCAAAATCAGGAGAACGATCAGCGCTTACAACTTCATTTAGCGCTTACGCAAACGTACCAGACCTACCAAAACAGTCTGCGGCTGCTTAACCTGGAAGTTCAGAACAACCAGTTAGCGAACCAGAACGTCGATATTGCTTATGATCGTTACCGGATCGGGAACTCAACGTTTGTTGAATTTCGGGATGTGCAACGCAACGCTATCGATGCCCAAATCCGTCTGATCGAGGCAGAATTCACTGCCAAAGCGGCTGAAATCGAGTTACTTCGGTTGAGTAGTACGATCACGCAGGAACTAGGTCGGTAA
- a CDS encoding uroporphyrinogen-III synthase, whose protein sequence is MNETSMQSTEDRLTKVNRLLVTQSRPADEKSPYFDLVSKYNIQIDFRPFIQIQGVSYKDFRRQKINILDHTAIIFTSRNAIDHFFRICQEGRVEVPADMKYFCISEQTANYLQKYIIIRKRKIFNGSKTATELFDLIKKHKNEKFLFPCSNIRRNDIPEFMDTSSLHFTEAVMYETVPTDLSDLDIHSYDIIAFFSPSGVSSLMTNFPDFKQNGMRMAAFGPTTAKAVTDAGLTLDIEAPLPNAPSMTGALDLYIKKANNS, encoded by the coding sequence ATGAACGAGACCAGCATGCAATCCACAGAAGACCGGCTAACGAAGGTTAATCGGCTGTTAGTGACCCAATCCCGCCCTGCCGACGAAAAATCTCCCTATTTTGACTTAGTCAGCAAGTATAACATTCAGATCGATTTTCGTCCGTTTATTCAGATACAAGGTGTATCGTATAAGGACTTCCGCCGTCAGAAAATCAACATTCTGGATCACACCGCTATCATCTTCACCAGTCGTAATGCAATCGATCATTTCTTCCGGATTTGTCAGGAAGGACGCGTTGAGGTTCCGGCTGACATGAAGTATTTCTGTATTTCGGAGCAAACCGCCAACTATCTTCAGAAATACATCATCATTCGCAAGCGGAAAATCTTTAATGGCAGCAAGACAGCAACCGAACTGTTCGATCTGATCAAGAAACACAAGAACGAAAAGTTCCTGTTTCCGTGCTCGAACATCCGGCGCAACGACATTCCGGAGTTTATGGATACCAGTAGCCTACATTTTACGGAGGCTGTTATGTACGAAACGGTCCCAACGGACTTATCAGATCTGGATATTCACAGCTACGATATAATCGCCTTTTTCAGTCCATCGGGAGTCTCTTCACTGATGACGAATTTTCCCGATTTCAAGCAAAACGGAATGCGGATGGCTGCTTTTGGCCCTACTACCGCAAAAGCTGTTACGGATGCTGGCTTAACACTCGATATTGAAGCACCACTACCTAACGCACCGTCAATGACCGGTGCCCTCGATCTTTACATCAAAAAGGCCAACAATTCATAA
- a CDS encoding DUF421 domain-containing protein yields MKEPVQPFDWERIVIHEFPWLYLGEVALRTAFMFLILLTALTVSGKREVRQLSIYELVLVIGLGSAAGDPMFYDDVPLASAVVVFVVMMGCYKLATRISDRNETVQKIVEGQPVYVIENGCILVNNFSQEDLSQDELFADLRVEGIEQLGQVRVAILEANGQLSLFKFKESDAQKGLSILPNDLMRRSETIRQSGEYACANCGHVQTFTGPVNQFVCPRCRHSEWTEAVQ; encoded by the coding sequence ATGAAAGAACCCGTTCAGCCCTTCGACTGGGAGCGTATTGTTATTCACGAATTTCCCTGGTTGTACCTTGGTGAGGTCGCTCTTCGAACGGCCTTTATGTTCCTGATTCTGCTAACCGCGCTGACAGTTTCCGGTAAGCGGGAAGTACGGCAGTTATCCATTTACGAACTGGTGCTGGTTATTGGCCTCGGTTCTGCCGCTGGCGACCCTATGTTTTACGACGATGTGCCGCTGGCGTCGGCGGTGGTTGTATTTGTTGTGATGATGGGTTGTTATAAACTCGCCACCCGCATTAGCGACCGGAATGAAACAGTCCAGAAAATCGTTGAAGGGCAACCCGTTTATGTCATCGAAAACGGGTGTATTCTCGTTAACAATTTTAGCCAGGAAGATCTGAGTCAGGACGAGTTGTTTGCCGACCTACGTGTAGAAGGTATCGAACAGCTCGGGCAGGTTCGTGTGGCTATTCTGGAGGCCAACGGGCAACTGAGCCTCTTCAAATTTAAAGAAAGCGATGCGCAGAAGGGCCTGTCCATTTTGCCCAACGACCTGATGCGTCGTTCGGAAACAATTCGTCAATCGGGGGAGTACGCATGCGCTAATTGCGGTCACGTACAGACGTTTACAGGACCCGTTAATCAGTTTGTTTGCCCACGCTGCCGCCACTCGGAGTGGACCGAAGCCGTACAGTGA
- a CDS encoding PorP/SprF family type IX secretion system membrane protein: protein MIRTLYSFAFLLLMLTARSVVAQQEPQLSMYMYNPLYYNPAAAGSEGVSRIQLTQRTQYLGYQPVGNSDPGGGQNSQILSFNMPLARIKSGIGIYLLNDKVGPNYNQSVQVSYAYRLALKNGTLSLGVQAGAFNKGYDYGQLRPGEAGDPLIPTGRISQVRPDIGAGVYYNTTDYWFGVSVNHINKASYTLGTDRSTNPLYPSAYLTAGYRLGIGYDIDIQPSILIQYATEGGIRNSTATLNIIGTYANRIWAGVGYRYQDAAMITGGINLMRNNALRVGYSLDMVLGASTKSATSHEIILGYALPSPDPRKKPIIRTPRFRY, encoded by the coding sequence ATGATTCGCACACTTTACTCTTTTGCCTTTCTGCTCTTGATGCTTACCGCTCGTTCGGTTGTTGCTCAACAGGAACCACAGCTTAGTATGTACATGTATAATCCGCTCTATTACAACCCGGCTGCTGCAGGATCGGAGGGGGTATCACGCATACAGCTGACTCAACGTACTCAATACCTCGGTTATCAGCCAGTTGGTAACTCTGATCCGGGCGGTGGACAGAACTCACAGATTCTATCATTCAATATGCCATTGGCCCGTATCAAAAGTGGTATCGGCATTTATTTACTGAATGATAAAGTAGGTCCAAACTACAACCAGTCCGTACAAGTGTCGTATGCGTATAGACTAGCGTTAAAAAATGGTACGCTGTCGCTTGGTGTTCAGGCGGGTGCCTTCAACAAAGGGTATGATTACGGTCAGCTTAGACCCGGCGAGGCAGGTGACCCACTCATTCCAACCGGTCGGATCAGTCAGGTCAGACCCGATATCGGAGCTGGTGTGTATTACAATACAACGGATTACTGGTTTGGCGTAAGCGTTAATCACATCAACAAAGCATCGTATACATTAGGTACGGATCGTTCAACCAACCCATTGTATCCAAGCGCTTATCTGACCGCTGGTTATCGACTGGGCATAGGCTATGATATCGACATTCAGCCATCCATTTTGATTCAATACGCCACAGAAGGTGGCATTCGTAATTCAACCGCAACCTTAAACATTATTGGCACCTACGCGAATCGGATTTGGGCTGGTGTTGGCTACCGGTATCAGGATGCAGCTATGATTACTGGTGGTATTAATTTGATGCGTAACAATGCGCTACGCGTTGGCTATTCGCTTGATATGGTCTTGGGAGCAAGCACGAAAAGTGCAACGTCGCACGAGATTATACTGGGTTATGCCTTGCCGTCGCCCGACCCTCGGAAGAAGCCAATTATCCGGACGCCACGCTTTCGGTACTAA
- a CDS encoding SUMF1/EgtB/PvdO family nonheme iron enzyme, translated as MMKYNWFTANATRVVMVAAVILLMQGCGFMKSKFGGKDGKGGEVGVTNGEITATGRKGWKQPTPYGMVLVPSGSFIMGQADEDVAATQINMNRQVTISSFYMDDAEISNHEYRQYVNALLADSVSVLGEEEIMAKYYPDTTVWKNDFTYHNGDPMLEHYYAHPAFDTYPVVGVSWIAAKHFCQWRTNTLDDFRTKDGGYRSFGFRLPSEAEWEWAARGGKNGAKYPWGNPYVANGKGCYLANFKPQRGNFDADGYPYTAPATAYSPNDYGLYNMAGNVAEWCRDAYADNSNAVVWDMNPDNQNADEPRKVVRGGSWKDIAYYLETGTRYFEYEDQKRSYIGFRCVMDNLEGRAASGRGGRVGKSKSSKKASAKKA; from the coding sequence ATGATGAAGTACAACTGGTTTACAGCCAACGCAACCCGAGTGGTAATGGTCGCAGCCGTGATTCTGCTGATGCAAGGTTGCGGCTTTATGAAATCAAAATTTGGTGGTAAGGACGGCAAAGGAGGGGAAGTCGGTGTAACCAATGGAGAAATCACGGCTACGGGTCGGAAAGGTTGGAAGCAACCAACTCCATATGGTATGGTACTGGTTCCATCTGGTTCGTTTATCATGGGGCAAGCCGACGAAGACGTTGCGGCTACTCAGATCAACATGAACCGTCAGGTAACGATCAGTTCGTTCTATATGGACGATGCTGAAATATCGAACCATGAATATCGGCAGTACGTCAACGCGCTGCTGGCCGACTCGGTATCCGTATTGGGTGAAGAGGAAATCATGGCAAAATATTACCCGGATACTACGGTCTGGAAAAACGACTTTACCTATCACAACGGTGACCCAATGCTGGAGCACTATTATGCACACCCTGCTTTCGATACTTATCCGGTCGTAGGAGTTAGCTGGATCGCGGCTAAACATTTCTGTCAGTGGCGGACCAATACGCTTGACGATTTCCGTACGAAAGACGGTGGTTATCGCTCATTTGGCTTCCGTCTTCCATCCGAAGCGGAGTGGGAGTGGGCTGCCCGTGGTGGCAAAAACGGTGCCAAGTATCCTTGGGGTAACCCATACGTTGCCAACGGTAAAGGCTGTTATCTGGCTAACTTCAAGCCTCAGCGTGGTAACTTCGATGCCGACGGTTATCCATACACGGCTCCAGCGACAGCGTACAGCCCGAACGACTACGGTCTCTATAACATGGCCGGAAACGTTGCCGAATGGTGCCGCGACGCTTATGCGGACAACTCAAACGCCGTCGTATGGGATATGAACCCTGATAACCAGAATGCCGATGAACCTCGGAAAGTGGTTCGGGGCGGTTCCTGGAAAGATATCGCTTACTACCTCGAAACGGGTACCCGCTACTTCGAATACGAAGATCAGAAGCGTTCCTACATCGGTTTCCGTTGCGTGATGGACAACCTTGAGGGCCGTGCTGCATCGGGTCGTGGTGGCCGTGTAGGCAAAAGCAAATCCAGCAAAAAAGCATCCGCTAAAAAAGCATAA
- a CDS encoding amidohydrolase yields the protein MIRPLLLITASFLFLSACSSKQKADLFVRNARVYTADSSFSVADAFVIKDGKFLAVGAAKTLADQYDADSTADLGGQPVYPGFYDPHSHFLGLGQVLNQADLVGAASYDEVIERLKSFHQQHPDVMWLTGRGWDQNDWPDKTFPTKEKLDAAFPNVPVALMRVDGHALLVNSKTLRLAKVTASSKLPGGEVVVKNGQPTGVLVDNAMQLIKRVIPQPTDADKVQMLQAAEKVCVSLGLTTISDAGISPDEINLIDSLHKANKLKIRDYAMVSLGEPNLNYFLKRGPFQTDRLTVRSFKLYADGALGSRGACLRRPYTDRPETGGFLLLSPGELERVTKLLHASGFQANTHCIGDSANHLMLDLYGKLLKGRNDRRWRIEHAQVVSPEDVQKFGQYSIIPSVQPTHATSDMYWAAERLGPIRVKGAYAFKDLLKQNGMIAFGSDFPVEAVNPLFGFHAAVARQDAKNFPAGGYQMENAVDRRSALLAMTRWAAYACFDDQLRGSIAVGKQADFVILDRDIMQVPNPQLRDTKVKQTWIGGERVY from the coding sequence ATGATACGCCCTCTTTTATTAATCACTGCTTCATTCCTATTCCTGTCAGCCTGCTCCTCCAAGCAGAAAGCTGACCTTTTCGTTAGAAATGCCCGTGTTTATACCGCTGATTCAAGCTTTTCGGTAGCCGATGCCTTTGTGATCAAAGACGGTAAATTTCTGGCGGTTGGCGCGGCTAAAACACTCGCTGACCAATACGATGCCGACAGTACAGCCGACCTAGGCGGCCAGCCCGTGTACCCTGGTTTTTACGATCCACACTCCCATTTTCTTGGTTTAGGCCAAGTTCTCAATCAAGCCGATCTGGTTGGTGCCGCTTCTTACGATGAAGTGATCGAACGCCTGAAATCGTTTCATCAGCAACACCCCGATGTTATGTGGCTGACGGGCCGGGGCTGGGATCAGAACGACTGGCCCGACAAAACATTTCCGACTAAGGAGAAACTGGATGCTGCCTTTCCCAATGTACCGGTTGCACTAATGCGGGTAGACGGTCATGCGCTGCTCGTCAACTCAAAGACCTTACGGTTAGCGAAAGTAACGGCCAGCTCAAAACTACCGGGCGGTGAAGTCGTGGTGAAGAATGGGCAGCCAACGGGCGTTCTGGTGGATAATGCCATGCAGCTTATCAAACGGGTAATTCCACAACCGACCGATGCCGACAAAGTACAGATGCTGCAAGCCGCCGAAAAAGTATGCGTATCGCTGGGACTCACCACCATTTCAGACGCGGGCATTAGCCCTGACGAAATCAACCTCATCGATAGCTTACACAAAGCAAACAAGCTAAAGATTCGCGACTATGCGATGGTCAGCCTTGGCGAACCGAATCTAAATTATTTTCTGAAGCGCGGGCCTTTTCAGACGGATCGACTGACGGTTCGTTCGTTTAAGCTGTACGCCGATGGTGCTTTAGGATCGCGTGGAGCCTGCCTTCGGCGTCCGTATACCGACCGACCCGAAACAGGCGGTTTTTTGTTGCTTAGTCCGGGTGAGCTGGAGCGTGTCACCAAACTCTTGCACGCTAGCGGCTTTCAAGCAAACACCCACTGCATTGGCGACTCCGCTAACCACCTGATGCTCGATCTGTACGGAAAATTGCTGAAAGGTCGCAACGACCGTCGTTGGCGGATTGAGCACGCTCAGGTCGTATCGCCCGAAGACGTTCAGAAATTCGGTCAGTATTCCATTATTCCGTCCGTACAGCCGACTCATGCCACCTCCGATATGTACTGGGCCGCAGAACGGCTTGGTCCTATTCGCGTTAAAGGCGCTTATGCCTTCAAAGATCTACTGAAACAGAACGGAATGATTGCGTTCGGTAGCGATTTTCCCGTTGAGGCTGTCAACCCTCTGTTTGGCTTTCACGCAGCGGTTGCGCGTCAGGACGCAAAGAATTTTCCAGCGGGCGGTTACCAGATGGAAAACGCGGTTGATCGTAGGTCGGCGCTGCTGGCTATGACACGCTGGGCCGCTTACGCGTGTTTCGACGATCAACTGCGCGGCAGCATCGCAGTGGGTAAACAAGCTGATTTCGTCATCCTGGACCGCGACATTATGCAGGTACCCAATCCGCAACTACGCGATACCAAAGTGAAGCAGACCTGGATTGGTGGCGAACGCGTTTATTAA
- a CDS encoding DUF6962 family protein, translated as MIFSHILSGSILAGTGVGVFWHFFQRVSLFNRLLWGFFLLTVSLAALIGIFHYADNKSLEPLHRSMVVLSDSLGVICAVVGVWGLLNRRSYSLMTFVTTMLFGLFTFIMLLLPEVRVFTPIVPSLAILVLMLLAVFSLLQRNKRGLWIVLAAMMMGLATKAESFESFIHPTDFYHYASALALWFFGKAAER; from the coding sequence ATGATTTTTTCGCACATTCTCTCTGGTTCTATTCTAGCCGGAACGGGCGTTGGGGTATTCTGGCATTTTTTTCAGCGAGTAAGCTTATTTAACCGGCTTTTGTGGGGCTTCTTTTTACTCACGGTTTCTCTCGCTGCACTAATTGGCATTTTTCATTACGCAGACAACAAGTCGCTTGAACCCTTACACCGCTCGATGGTCGTGCTATCCGACAGTCTGGGCGTAATCTGTGCAGTAGTAGGGGTTTGGGGATTGTTGAATCGACGGTCTTATTCACTGATGACCTTCGTAACGACCATGTTGTTTGGCCTGTTCACGTTTATCATGCTGCTGCTGCCCGAAGTGCGCGTCTTTACCCCTATCGTGCCGTCTCTGGCTATTTTGGTTCTTATGCTGCTGGCTGTCTTTTCGCTGCTTCAGCGCAACAAACGGGGACTTTGGATTGTGCTGGCCGCCATGATGATGGGCCTTGCAACGAAAGCGGAGTCATTTGAATCATTTATTCACCCGACGGATTTTTATCACTACGCCAGTGCGTTGGCACTCTGGTTTTTTGGGAAAGCCGCTGAGCGCTAA
- a CDS encoding DUF4271 domain-containing protein — MLPRFFPLPQFALLFFFLLLTQVAFPQTRTEGIGPSNQYYPVHDFRDDFQVYDEVAKAYVPYIVEQQPDQRALSTYVDLESNRNYNLLVSTQQDGYLFINAALKHKLEAGKWYVFSIDSLYRAFRQPEIFLTIYGAPGLTNKQLFIGYPKSLTQKPVVLRDDNLSVRPRTFSVYDNFLSLGLLFLLATHTFLFSFYHRAFLRFYSLRDLLSLRAQEESFLISRPLSGTNVLFVLNLSFVVAYLMVFVQSRNLDVFLSRHLLGKQSLWSILGEFAILSFVAFITLMGKYIALEVIGGLYKLQSIINIHFFKALQSSMLFFTVLTLLLAIIAYNTTSTTWSESALLLPILIFYLARLAFLYIVIRSLESIKNLYLFSYLCIVELIPLIIGLRFAL, encoded by the coding sequence ATGCTTCCTCGCTTTTTCCCCTTGCCACAGTTCGCTCTTCTGTTCTTTTTTTTGCTGTTAACACAAGTTGCCTTTCCTCAGACACGTACGGAAGGCATTGGACCGTCCAACCAGTATTACCCCGTTCACGATTTCAGGGATGACTTTCAGGTCTACGACGAGGTAGCTAAAGCGTATGTTCCTTATATCGTCGAGCAGCAGCCCGACCAACGAGCGCTTAGCACATATGTCGATCTGGAAAGTAATCGAAACTACAATTTGCTTGTTTCGACCCAGCAGGACGGGTATCTGTTTATCAACGCAGCACTGAAGCACAAACTGGAGGCCGGAAAATGGTACGTGTTCAGCATCGATAGTTTATACCGTGCCTTTCGACAACCTGAGATCTTTTTGACGATCTATGGGGCTCCTGGCTTAACGAATAAGCAACTATTTATCGGTTATCCTAAATCGCTGACGCAGAAGCCGGTTGTTTTACGTGATGATAACCTGAGCGTACGACCCCGTACGTTTTCCGTTTACGACAATTTTCTAAGTCTGGGATTGTTGTTTCTGCTGGCAACGCACACGTTTCTGTTCTCGTTCTACCACCGGGCTTTTTTACGGTTCTACAGCTTGCGCGATTTGCTTTCACTGCGGGCGCAGGAAGAATCGTTTCTGATTAGCCGTCCATTGAGTGGCACCAACGTCCTTTTTGTGCTTAATCTGAGCTTTGTGGTTGCTTATCTGATGGTGTTCGTGCAGAGTCGTAACCTCGATGTGTTCTTATCCCGACATTTACTGGGTAAACAAAGCCTATGGTCCATACTGGGTGAGTTTGCTATACTGAGTTTCGTAGCGTTTATTACCTTAATGGGAAAATATATAGCCTTAGAGGTTATTGGTGGATTATACAAGCTACAAAGTATCATCAATATCCATTTTTTCAAGGCTTTACAATCGTCGATGCTGTTTTTCACGGTGTTAACGCTGCTGCTGGCTATAATTGCTTATAACACAACGAGTACAACCTGGTCAGAAAGTGCCTTGCTATTGCCTATTTTAATCTTCTACCTGGCCCGTTTGGCCTTTCTATACATTGTCATACGTAGTCTTGAATCTATCAAGAATCTGTATTTATTTTCGTACCTTTGCATCGTTGAATTGATTCCACTCATCATAGGCCTTCGTTTCGCGCTGTGA
- a CDS encoding DNA topoisomerase IB, with product MDLLELAHDPVKAAKAAKLVYMNDTMPGISRRKTGDHFSYFDTDEHAVEDEQTLSRIKSMALPPAWEHVWISPKANGHLQATGIDTKNRKQYRYHTNWNAIRSETKFFRMVAFGEALPKLRARLDKDLKQKSLTREKVIAIALSVMEQTLIRVGNAAYEKEYGSYGLTTLKNRHVKAEGSNLRFSFKGKKGIYHDITLQDRRLAKLVKDCREIPGKELFQYLDDEGDRHSIDSGMVNDYLHETMGEDFSAKDFRTWAGTVNALRLLVELEPCESEKELKKNVNTVLDEVSHKLGNTRTVCRKHYIHPQVLESYECRDLNEYIEHKNRFRKTSPHGLDGVEKLLLKFLNDQVKKVIKNPKVRKAI from the coding sequence GTGGATTTACTGGAACTGGCACACGACCCGGTTAAGGCTGCCAAGGCAGCTAAACTTGTGTACATGAACGACACCATGCCGGGCATCAGCCGTCGCAAAACCGGCGATCATTTTTCGTACTTTGACACTGACGAGCACGCTGTCGAGGACGAGCAAACCCTGTCTCGCATCAAAAGCATGGCGCTCCCCCCGGCCTGGGAGCACGTCTGGATTAGTCCAAAGGCAAATGGTCATTTGCAGGCTACGGGTATCGACACCAAAAACCGAAAACAGTACCGCTACCACACAAACTGGAACGCGATCCGCAGCGAAACAAAGTTCTTCCGCATGGTGGCGTTTGGGGAAGCCCTGCCAAAACTTCGCGCTCGGCTCGACAAAGATTTGAAACAAAAGTCGCTAACTCGCGAAAAAGTAATCGCTATTGCGCTCAGTGTCATGGAGCAGACCCTTATTCGGGTGGGCAATGCGGCTTACGAAAAAGAGTATGGTTCTTACGGCTTGACAACGCTAAAAAACCGACACGTTAAAGCAGAAGGGTCCAATCTACGTTTCAGCTTCAAAGGCAAAAAAGGCATTTACCACGATATTACGCTTCAGGATCGCCGATTGGCCAAACTGGTGAAGGACTGCCGCGAAATTCCTGGCAAAGAACTGTTCCAATATCTGGATGATGAGGGCGACCGTCACTCCATCGATTCGGGTATGGTGAATGACTACCTGCATGAAACAATGGGCGAAGATTTTTCGGCCAAAGACTTTCGAACCTGGGCCGGAACGGTCAATGCGCTACGTCTGCTGGTCGAGTTGGAGCCTTGTGAGTCGGAGAAAGAACTGAAAAAGAACGTCAACACTGTCCTTGACGAGGTGTCGCACAAACTAGGCAACACCCGGACGGTTTGTCGCAAGCACTACATCCATCCGCAAGTTCTGGAGTCCTACGAATGTCGGGATCTAAACGAATACATTGAGCATAAAAATCGCTTTCGAAAGACAAGTCCACATGGGCTGGATGGTGTCGAGAAGCTGCTGCTCAAGTTTCTCAACGATCAGGTTAAGAAAGTCATCAAGAACCCCAAGGTAAGGAAAGCAATCTAG